A window of the Bacillota bacterium genome harbors these coding sequences:
- the serA gene encoding phosphoglycerate dehydrogenase encodes MGEPKRVLLAERIAEEGVARLREAGLEVLLHQGGRDQLLRELAGADGLVVRSATRVDAELFAAAPRLSIVGRAGVGVDNVDVAEATRRGVVVVNVPDGNTLSAAEHTFALMLAMLRRLPVADAALRTGRWERHLVGAQAYGKTLGIVGLGRIGRQVALRARAFGMRVLAHDPFLGAQQAAGEVELVELDRLLQEADILTVHTPLTPQTRHLIGAREIARMKPGAYIVNCARGGIVDEEALAAALEEGRLAGAALDVWEEEPPRPDHPLLRSDRVVVTPHLGASTVEAQRLNAETVAEEMVRWFSGRPVRNAVNLPPLSEEEWAAVRPFLGLAGVLGPFFVQALPTRLERVSIGLSLEGRVAELVAAAVLAGLLSAILNSPVNLVNAAAVAAEQGIHWELRNEHDGAGPQEVTLEAGPPGTRRRLRARIDPDGRPRIVALDAFAIDLVPTAHMLLSRHSDKPGVVGRFGGLLGERGINIAEMRLGRSAPGGEAVMVLGTDQPVDEATLAALSAIEWIEELRRIELGAWLGAGA; translated from the coding sequence ATGGGCGAGCCGAAGCGGGTGCTGCTGGCCGAGAGGATCGCCGAGGAGGGGGTGGCGCGCCTGCGCGAGGCCGGGCTCGAGGTGCTCCTCCACCAGGGTGGCCGCGACCAGCTGCTGCGCGAGCTGGCGGGCGCCGACGGGCTGGTCGTCCGCAGCGCCACCCGCGTCGACGCCGAACTCTTCGCCGCCGCGCCCCGGCTGAGCATCGTCGGCCGGGCCGGCGTCGGCGTGGACAACGTGGACGTGGCGGAGGCGACCCGTCGCGGGGTGGTGGTGGTCAACGTCCCGGACGGCAACACCCTCTCCGCCGCGGAGCACACCTTCGCCCTGATGCTGGCCATGCTCCGGCGTCTTCCCGTCGCCGACGCCGCCCTCCGCACGGGACGCTGGGAGCGCCACCTGGTGGGCGCGCAGGCCTACGGGAAGACGCTGGGCATCGTGGGTCTGGGGCGGATCGGCCGCCAGGTGGCGCTGCGGGCGCGGGCGTTCGGCATGCGGGTGCTGGCCCACGACCCCTTCCTCGGCGCGCAGCAGGCGGCGGGGGAGGTGGAGCTGGTGGAGCTGGACCGGCTCCTCCAGGAAGCGGACATCCTCACCGTCCACACCCCGCTCACCCCCCAGACCCGCCACCTGATCGGCGCCCGGGAGATCGCCCGCATGAAGCCGGGCGCCTACATCGTCAACTGCGCCCGCGGCGGCATCGTGGACGAGGAGGCGCTGGCCGCAGCCCTGGAGGAGGGCAGGCTGGCCGGTGCCGCCCTGGACGTCTGGGAGGAGGAGCCGCCGCGCCCCGACCACCCGCTCCTCCGCTCCGACCGCGTCGTGGTCACCCCGCACCTGGGCGCCTCCACGGTGGAGGCGCAGCGGCTGAACGCGGAGACGGTGGCGGAGGAGATGGTCCGCTGGTTCTCGGGCCGGCCCGTGCGCAACGCCGTCAACCTTCCTCCGCTCAGCGAGGAGGAGTGGGCCGCGGTCCGGCCCTTCCTGGGGCTGGCCGGCGTGCTCGGACCCTTCTTCGTGCAGGCGCTGCCGACCCGGCTGGAGCGGGTGAGCATCGGTCTCTCCCTGGAGGGCCGGGTCGCCGAGCTGGTGGCCGCGGCCGTCCTGGCCGGGCTTCTCAGCGCCATCCTCAATTCCCCGGTCAACCTGGTCAACGCCGCCGCAGTGGCGGCCGAACAGGGGATCCACTGGGAGCTGCGCAACGAGCACGACGGCGCCGGCCCGCAGGAGGTGACGCTGGAGGCGGGGCCTCCCGGGACGCGCCGGCGTCTCCGCGCCCGCATCGACCCGGACGGCCGGCCGCGGATCGTGGCGCTGGACGCCTTCGCCATCGACCTGGTCCCCACGGCGCACATGCTGCTCAGCCGCCACAGCGACAAGCCCGGCGTGGTCGGCCGCTTCGGCGGGCTGCTCGGGGAGCGCGGGATCAACATCGCCGAGATGCGCCTGGGACGGAGCGCCCCCGGGGGTGAGGCGGTGATGGTGCTGGGCACGGACCAGCCGGTGGACGAGGCGACGCTCGCCGCCCTCTCCGCCATCGAGTGGATCGAGGAGCTCCGCCGCATCGAGCTGGGCGCCTGGCTGGGCGCGGGGGCGTGA
- a CDS encoding nucleotide pyrophosphohydrolase, which translates to MSGVEPEREAPQGRLRSLQAEADAWIREQGASYWEPLALLARLSEEVGELAREVNHRYGPKRKKAGEPPGSVEEELGDVLYVVACMANRLGIDLDRAWEETLAKYRRRDRLRWSRPAGGSRDEVPAAPPPRRPPGV; encoded by the coding sequence GTGAGCGGCGTGGAGCCGGAGCGCGAGGCCCCGCAGGGGCGGCTTCGCAGCCTCCAGGCGGAGGCCGACGCCTGGATCCGGGAGCAGGGGGCTTCCTACTGGGAGCCGCTGGCGCTCCTCGCCCGCCTGAGCGAAGAGGTGGGGGAGCTGGCGCGGGAGGTCAACCACCGCTACGGTCCCAAGCGGAAGAAGGCCGGGGAGCCGCCCGGCTCGGTGGAGGAGGAGCTGGGCGACGTCCTCTACGTGGTCGCCTGCATGGCCAACCGCCTCGGCATCGACCTGGACCGGGCCTGGGAGGAGACGCTGGCCAAGTACCGGCGCCGGGACCGGCTGCGCTGGTCCCGGCCGGCCGGCGGGAGCCGGGATGAGGTGCCTGCCGCGCCGCCGCCCCGTCGCCCGCCGGGGGTATAG
- a CDS encoding S8 family peptidase, with product MHVAVLDTGVDLDHPALAGRIGQGVDLLRPGRPPEDDNGHGTHVAGVIAARGAVLGVAPQVWIHPVKALDPSGNGRLSDLVRGLEWCIQHRIQVVNLSLGSLTENRTMREAIRAASRSMVLVCAAGNSGPGEGTVLFPARYPEVLAVGAIDRQNRVARFSSRGPELDLVAPGVDILSLWPSGGLRRLSGTSMAAPHVSGSAALALAAGLRLHEVPARLRATAAPVDLADRRAQGAGCVDALSALEGGGGRRAAGVTEAL from the coding sequence ATCCACGTGGCCGTCCTGGACACCGGCGTCGACCTGGACCACCCGGCGCTGGCCGGGCGGATCGGGCAGGGCGTCGACCTCCTCCGCCCGGGCCGCCCGCCGGAAGACGACAACGGGCACGGTACCCACGTGGCAGGGGTCATCGCCGCCCGCGGGGCCGTCCTGGGCGTGGCGCCCCAGGTCTGGATCCATCCGGTGAAGGCGCTGGATCCGTCGGGCAACGGCCGGCTCTCGGACCTGGTGCGGGGCCTGGAGTGGTGCATCCAGCACCGGATCCAGGTGGTCAACCTGAGCCTGGGCAGCCTCACCGAGAACCGGACCATGCGCGAGGCGATCCGGGCCGCCTCGCGCAGCATGGTGCTGGTCTGCGCCGCGGGCAATTCCGGCCCCGGCGAGGGGACCGTCCTCTTTCCGGCGCGCTACCCCGAGGTGCTGGCGGTGGGCGCCATCGACCGCCAGAACCGGGTGGCGCGCTTCTCCAGCCGGGGGCCGGAACTGGACCTCGTCGCCCCGGGGGTGGACATCCTCTCGCTCTGGCCGTCGGGCGGCCTCCGGCGGCTCTCGGGCACGTCCATGGCGGCGCCGCACGTGAGCGGCAGCGCCGCTCTGGCGCTGGCGGCGGGACTGCGGTTGCACGAGGTGCCGGCTCGCCTGCGCGCGACCGCCGCCCCCGTCGACCTGGCCGACCGGCGGGCGCAAGGGGCCGGCTGTGTGGACGCCCTCTCCGCCCTGGAGGGCGGCGGTGGGAGGAGGGCGGCCGGCGTCACCGAAGCTCTCTGA
- the ilvE gene encoding branched-chain-amino-acid transaminase, producing MGQVVYLNGEFVPVEEAKVSVYDHGFLYGDGVFEGIRMYSGRVFKLEEHIRRLYHSARVIDLEIPLAPEQMSQAVLETCRRNDLDDGYIRLVVSRGPGDLGLDPRKCSRPTVTIIVDRIALFPASLLEKGLTAVTASTRRTAVDALDPRVKSLNYLNSVLAKIEGNLAGVDEILMFNHEGYVCEGTGDNVFIVRDGRVLTPPAYLGILEGITRATVIDLARELGIEAGETVFTRYDLYTADECFLTGTAAEVVPVTVIDGRPVGDGRPGPVTRRLREAYFEYARSHGASFRD from the coding sequence GTGGGACAAGTGGTCTACCTGAATGGCGAGTTCGTGCCGGTCGAAGAGGCGAAGGTCTCGGTCTACGATCACGGCTTCCTGTACGGCGACGGCGTCTTCGAGGGCATCCGCATGTACAGCGGGCGGGTGTTCAAGCTGGAGGAGCATATCCGGCGCCTCTACCACTCCGCCCGCGTCATCGACCTCGAGATCCCGCTGGCGCCGGAACAGATGAGCCAGGCGGTCCTGGAGACCTGCCGGCGGAACGACCTGGACGACGGCTACATCCGGCTTGTCGTCAGCCGCGGGCCAGGGGACCTGGGGCTCGACCCGCGCAAGTGCTCCAGGCCCACGGTGACCATCATCGTCGACCGGATCGCACTCTTCCCCGCCAGCCTCCTCGAGAAGGGTCTCACGGCGGTGACGGCCTCCACGCGGAGGACGGCGGTGGACGCGCTGGACCCGAGGGTGAAGAGCCTCAACTACCTGAACAGCGTCCTGGCCAAGATCGAGGGGAACCTCGCCGGCGTCGACGAGATCCTCATGTTCAACCACGAGGGGTACGTCTGCGAGGGGACCGGGGACAACGTCTTCATCGTCCGTGACGGCCGGGTGCTGACGCCACCGGCCTACCTGGGCATCCTGGAGGGGATCACCCGGGCGACGGTGATCGACCTGGCCCGCGAGCTGGGCATCGAGGCCGGGGAGACGGTCTTCACCCGGTACGACCTGTACACGGCGGACGAGTGCTTCCTCACCGGCACGGCCGCCGAGGTGGTGCCGGTCACCGTCATCGACGGCCGCCCCGTGGGCGACGGGCGGCCCGGGCCGGTGACCCGGAGGTTGCGCGAGGCCTACTTCGAGTATGCCCGCTCCCACGGAGCGAGCTTCCGCGACTGA
- a CDS encoding alpha/beta-type small acid-soluble spore protein translates to MARGSSNNRVLVKEAARALDQFKYEVASEIGVNPPASGYWGDLASRDCGAVGGQMVRRMIQQAEHQLAGGQATAAAPTAFGRFGNPQ, encoded by the coding sequence ATGGCGCGAGGTTCGAGCAACAATCGGGTTCTGGTCAAGGAAGCGGCCAGGGCGCTGGACCAGTTCAAGTACGAGGTGGCTTCCGAGATCGGCGTCAACCCGCCGGCGAGCGGGTACTGGGGCGATCTCGCCTCCCGTGACTGCGGCGCCGTGGGTGGCCAGATGGTGCGCCGGATGATCCAGCAGGCGGAGCACCAGCTGGCCGGCGGCCAGGCGACCGCCGCGGCCCCCACCGCCTTCGGTCGCTTCGGCAATCCCCAGTGA
- a CDS encoding IreB family regulatory phosphoprotein, with product MVRSGPPAPGAEGDLERILAEVYRALQEKGYDPIRQLAFYLLTGEPAYITAHRGARSLATKLERDEVLQFLLRHYLQGR from the coding sequence GTGGTCCGGTCGGGACCGCCCGCACCGGGTGCGGAGGGTGACCTGGAGCGAATCCTGGCAGAGGTCTACCGGGCCCTGCAGGAGAAGGGGTATGACCCGATCCGCCAGCTGGCGTTCTACCTTTTGACCGGCGAGCCGGCCTACATCACCGCGCACCGGGGCGCGCGCAGCCTCGCCACCAAGCTGGAGCGCGACGAGGTTCTGCAGTTCTTGCTGCGCCACTACCTGCAGGGCCGATGA
- a CDS encoding stage V sporulation T C-terminal domain-containing protein, with translation MKATGIVRRIDDLGRIVIPIEIRRSMNIRDGDPLEIFVERDGEVILKKYSALADLDQLGEAAMQATAAATGFLSLLTDRDQVVAAAGEGASRFLGKEVGVPVLNAMEERREARYRTTSHHHEGATVGGGDTCPFASEVIAPVVVAGDPVGAVVVASLENGRDVGDAEAKVAAATAGFLARHLAG, from the coding sequence GTGAAGGCTACGGGGATCGTTCGCCGCATCGACGATCTGGGTCGCATCGTCATTCCCATCGAGATCCGCCGCAGCATGAACATCCGCGACGGAGACCCTCTCGAGATCTTCGTGGAAAGGGATGGCGAGGTCATCCTCAAGAAGTACTCGGCCCTGGCCGACCTCGACCAGCTCGGGGAGGCGGCGATGCAGGCGACCGCCGCCGCCACGGGCTTCCTCAGCCTGCTGACCGACCGGGACCAGGTGGTGGCCGCGGCCGGCGAGGGTGCTTCGCGCTTCCTCGGCAAGGAAGTGGGCGTCCCGGTCCTCAACGCCATGGAGGAGAGGCGGGAGGCGCGCTACAGGACCACCTCGCACCATCACGAGGGGGCCACCGTGGGTGGAGGCGACACCTGTCCCTTCGCCAGCGAGGTGATCGCCCCCGTGGTGGTGGCCGGAGACCCCGTGGGGGCGGTGGTCGTCGCCTCGCTGGAGAACGGCCGTGATGTGGGCGATGCCGAAGCCAAGGTGGCAGCCGCCACTGCGGGCTTCCTGGCACGGCACCTGGCGGGTTGA
- a CDS encoding DUF421 domain-containing protein, whose amino-acid sequence MDSPDPLGLFYRTLFFYVALVVVTRLMGKRELGRLSPSDFVVTIMIADAATLAIDEKMPLWMGMVPVATIVALELLISVILLRSPRFRQWVSGTPALVVYRGRLDRRAMARMRYNLDDLMAQLREKNVTDIRDVEFAILETGGKLTVVPYADKRPLTPALMGIPAEDRGLQLPVIRDGAVDHWALERLGRDERWLREQLALRGIGEPEGVLAAFLDEKGELVAFPHD is encoded by the coding sequence GTGGACTCGCCGGACCCGCTTGGCCTCTTCTACCGGACGCTCTTCTTCTACGTCGCCCTGGTGGTGGTCACGCGCCTCATGGGCAAACGGGAACTCGGCCGCCTCTCGCCGAGCGACTTCGTCGTCACCATCATGATCGCGGACGCGGCCACCCTGGCGATCGACGAGAAGATGCCGCTCTGGATGGGCATGGTGCCGGTGGCCACCATCGTCGCCCTGGAGCTCCTCATCAGCGTGATCCTGCTGCGCAGTCCCCGCTTCCGCCAGTGGGTGAGCGGGACGCCCGCCCTGGTCGTCTACCGCGGCCGCCTCGACCGGCGGGCGATGGCACGCATGCGCTACAACCTGGACGACCTGATGGCCCAGCTGCGGGAGAAGAACGTCACCGACATCCGCGACGTGGAGTTCGCCATCCTCGAGACAGGCGGAAAGCTGACCGTCGTCCCCTATGCCGACAAGCGGCCGCTCACGCCCGCCCTGATGGGCATCCCCGCCGAGGACCGGGGGCTTCAGCTCCCCGTCATCCGCGACGGCGCCGTCGACCACTGGGCCTTGGAACGGCTCGGCCGCGACGAGCGCTGGCTGCGGGAGCAGCTGGCGCTGCGCGGCATCGGCGAGCCCGAGGGGGTGCTGGCCGCCTTCCTGGACGAGAAGGGGGAGCTGGTCGCCTTCCCGCATGACTGA
- the tatC gene encoding twin-arginine translocase subunit TatC — MADTREPGAGAEGGETANSELQMTVLEHLEELRRRLVIMAIAAVVGAVGGWFLAPHGIAFLIRPAQQLHIQMIYLAPSELFWVYMRVGVILGLIAVSPILLYQLGAFVWPGLRPQERRMVILVFPAVLILFLAGSAFAYFVIVPYVLRFFLSLSFPGVRPTLSVQSVLGFILNLIWPFGLVFEWPAAVAALTGIGVVNAAQLARARRYAILLIFVVAAVITPPDPISQIVTAIPMLGLYEASVWIARAVGRRRERWLAASSEQPSS, encoded by the coding sequence GTGGCCGACACGAGAGAGCCCGGAGCGGGAGCCGAGGGCGGGGAGACGGCGAACAGCGAGCTCCAGATGACGGTGCTGGAGCACCTCGAGGAGCTCAGGCGACGGCTGGTGATCATGGCCATCGCCGCCGTCGTGGGCGCGGTGGGGGGATGGTTCCTGGCGCCGCACGGGATCGCCTTCCTCATCCGCCCGGCGCAGCAGCTCCATATCCAGATGATCTACCTGGCACCCTCCGAGCTCTTCTGGGTCTACATGCGGGTGGGCGTCATCCTCGGCCTGATCGCGGTCTCGCCCATCCTCCTGTACCAGCTGGGCGCCTTCGTCTGGCCGGGTCTGCGGCCCCAGGAGCGGCGGATGGTGATCCTGGTCTTCCCCGCCGTCCTCATCCTCTTCCTGGCGGGCAGCGCCTTCGCCTACTTCGTGATCGTCCCGTACGTGCTCCGGTTCTTCCTCAGCCTCTCCTTCCCCGGTGTCCGGCCCACCCTCTCCGTGCAGAGCGTGCTGGGCTTCATCCTCAACCTGATCTGGCCCTTCGGCCTCGTCTTCGAGTGGCCGGCGGCGGTGGCCGCGCTGACGGGTATCGGCGTCGTCAACGCCGCGCAATTGGCCCGGGCCCGGCGCTACGCCATCCTGCTCATCTTCGTGGTAGCCGCCGTCATCACGCCCCCCGACCCCATCTCGCAGATCGTCACGGCCATCCCCATGCTCGGCCTCTACGAGGCCAGCGTCTGGATCGCCCGCGCGGTCGGGCGGCGCCGCGAACGCTGGCTGGCCGCCTCCAGCGAGCAGCCTTCCTCCTGA
- a CDS encoding HTH domain-containing protein, with protein MAATATTTRDEILELLKRRPGATVEELSRPLRISAMGVRQHLAILERDGLIYSTKRRGGLGRPANLYFLTERGQESFPRAYDRLALQLLAAAERIGGPELVDRLFDAREELLAQDLGEKLQGTEGEERLRKLAEIQDGSGYQSEVQVQEGRLVLRHYNCPIARIAVRYPQVCEKEYQLYRRLLDVDLERSGCAARGEGPCVYAASVADREGAGPTGGEDPSDCPEPTPALQHARG; from the coding sequence TTGGCCGCGACCGCAACGACGACGAGAGACGAGATCCTGGAGCTCCTGAAGCGGCGGCCCGGGGCTACTGTCGAAGAGCTCAGCCGGCCGCTCCGGATCAGCGCCATGGGCGTGCGCCAGCACCTGGCCATCCTCGAACGGGACGGGCTCATCTACAGCACCAAGCGCCGGGGCGGGCTGGGTCGGCCGGCCAACCTGTACTTCCTGACCGAGCGGGGCCAGGAGTCCTTCCCCCGCGCCTACGACCGCCTGGCGCTCCAGCTGCTGGCAGCCGCCGAGCGGATCGGTGGACCGGAGCTGGTGGACCGGCTCTTCGACGCGCGCGAGGAGCTGCTCGCGCAGGACCTGGGCGAGAAACTCCAGGGCACCGAGGGCGAGGAGCGGCTCCGGAAGCTGGCGGAGATCCAGGACGGCTCGGGCTACCAGTCCGAGGTGCAGGTGCAGGAGGGCCGCCTGGTCCTGCGCCATTACAACTGCCCGATCGCCCGCATCGCCGTGCGCTATCCACAGGTCTGCGAAAAGGAGTACCAGCTCTACCGGCGGCTGCTGGACGTCGACCTGGAGCGCTCCGGATGCGCCGCCCGGGGCGAGGGTCCCTGCGTCTACGCCGCCAGCGTGGCCGATCGGGAGGGCGCCGGGCCGACCGGGGGCGAGGACCCGAGCGACTGCCCCGAGCCGACCCCCGCCCTCCAGCACGCCCGGGGCTGA
- a CDS encoding PKD domain-containing protein: MPSILPSRPRGSARALRPLLATALLLALPAWPASEPDFGGLRLPPGEPFIEVVYHNRRTTDLEPNQPGHARWTWSFGDGSGWIDPLPGHTRPLVFHRYRLPGIYQVTASSYSAEGRLLRRQRWRVVVRPDEFLPRDGLPAATAGLRLFRAQTVEIPTLQLRLHGPRLWLSARPAAWRLELEAGRAPCLDGVRVRYDPAPRFHVAWRKPGTFQVDGAAVVTLRYAWPDGAVTTVRKVVVVHRSLRVLGSTLYRP, from the coding sequence ATGCCAAGCATCCTGCCTTCCCGTCCGAGAGGCTCCGCTCGCGCCCTCCGGCCTCTCCTGGCGACGGCGCTCCTGCTGGCGCTCCCGGCCTGGCCGGCGTCGGAGCCGGACTTCGGAGGCCTCCGCCTCCCCCCGGGCGAGCCTTTCATCGAGGTGGTCTACCACAACCGCCGGACGACGGATCTGGAGCCCAACCAGCCGGGCCACGCGCGCTGGACCTGGTCCTTCGGCGACGGCAGCGGCTGGATCGACCCGCTCCCGGGGCACACGCGGCCCCTGGTCTTCCACCGCTACAGGCTGCCCGGCATCTACCAGGTGACCGCCTCCTCGTACAGCGCCGAAGGCCGCCTCTTGCGCCGGCAGCGCTGGCGGGTGGTGGTCCGGCCGGACGAGTTCCTGCCCCGGGACGGTCTTCCCGCCGCGACGGCGGGGCTCCGCCTCTTCCGTGCGCAGACGGTCGAGATCCCGACCCTGCAGCTCCGTCTCCACGGGCCCAGGCTCTGGTTGAGCGCGCGGCCCGCCGCCTGGAGGCTGGAGCTGGAGGCCGGCCGCGCACCCTGCCTGGACGGGGTCCGCGTCCGCTACGATCCGGCGCCGCGCTTCCACGTCGCCTGGAGGAAGCCGGGCACCTTCCAGGTGGACGGCGCGGCGGTCGTCACCCTCCGCTACGCCTGGCCCGACGGCGCCGTCACCACCGTGCGCAAGGTGGTGGTGGTCCATCGCAGCCTCAGGGTGCTGGGGTCGACCCTGTACCGGCCGTGA
- a CDS encoding DUF255 domain-containing protein: MSSSSQLRWRSWSAAVLDEAARSRRPLFLFLSPAWAEATHRYEDGALADRTVQGVLAERYVPVRVDPDRRPDLDARYNLGGWPTLAVLAPGGDLLAAANLAEPSRLAAYLAALAEEWGARQPVLERHLERYRLPDQLPELLTEPGAGWVAELEEGLLRQYDPEHAGFGGAPKFLPLEPLEALAALPPRELPERLRSLLPATLAALEASPLHDPRGGFRRLAAEADWSDPVGERLLADNARLLAVTARLARPEAGWADELEAAGFRAAKLAGELVGFLRSMEGDHGWAAAFDAVPGPGGRAVLSAQAPVGAASQAARALFEAEAAGLGRAARARAFLEEVDRELPAGPGAALRLPHDLPGVADPEPSPLRGYLGDLAPLGRAFLAAWAAGGRIDCLRRSLELAAGALESLRSGTGALHDLPEEAARALGLRRAAAYPALNAEAALWFLTLADALSPAPAPRRRALPPAGRRALENLPSAAELLEAARAILAWGLPFAPTSGWQGAAWYLPLRLFLRLTAGTGSTPAP; the protein is encoded by the coding sequence TTCGTCGTCGCAGCTCCGCTGGCGCAGCTGGTCGGCGGCCGTCCTGGACGAGGCCGCCCGGAGCCGCCGGCCCCTCTTCCTCTTTCTCTCGCCGGCCTGGGCCGAGGCCACGCACCGTTACGAGGACGGCGCCCTGGCGGATCGCACCGTGCAGGGGGTGCTGGCGGAGCGCTACGTCCCCGTCCGCGTCGACCCGGACCGGCGCCCCGACCTGGACGCCCGGTACAACCTGGGCGGCTGGCCCACCCTGGCCGTGCTGGCGCCCGGCGGCGACCTGCTGGCTGCCGCCAACCTGGCCGAGCCCTCCCGGCTGGCCGCCTACCTGGCCGCCCTCGCGGAGGAGTGGGGGGCGCGGCAGCCGGTCCTGGAGCGGCACCTCGAGCGCTACCGCCTGCCCGACCAGCTGCCGGAGCTGCTGACCGAGCCGGGAGCGGGCTGGGTCGCGGAGCTGGAAGAGGGGCTCCTGCGCCAGTACGACCCGGAGCATGCCGGCTTCGGCGGAGCCCCCAAGTTCCTTCCCCTCGAGCCGCTGGAAGCGCTGGCAGCGCTTCCGCCGCGCGAGCTCCCGGAGAGGCTGCGGAGCCTCCTTCCCGCCACCCTGGCGGCGCTGGAGGCGAGCCCGCTCCACGACCCCCGCGGCGGTTTCCGCCGCCTGGCGGCGGAGGCCGACTGGAGCGACCCCGTAGGCGAGCGCCTCCTGGCCGACAACGCCCGGCTGCTGGCGGTGACGGCGCGGCTGGCCCGGCCGGAGGCCGGCTGGGCCGACGAGCTGGAAGCCGCCGGTTTCCGCGCGGCGAAGCTGGCCGGGGAGCTGGTCGGCTTCCTCCGCTCCATGGAGGGCGACCACGGCTGGGCCGCCGCCTTCGACGCGGTGCCCGGGCCCGGCGGCCGGGCCGTTCTCTCGGCCCAGGCGCCGGTGGGAGCCGCCAGCCAGGCGGCCCGGGCGCTCTTCGAAGCCGAGGCGGCCGGCCTGGGCCGGGCGGCGAGGGCGCGCGCCTTCCTGGAGGAAGTGGACCGGGAGCTCCCCGCGGGTCCGGGCGCCGCCCTCCGGCTGCCCCACGACCTCCCGGGCGTGGCCGACCCCGAACCTTCCCCGCTCCGCGGCTACCTGGGCGACCTGGCCCCGCTGGGGCGCGCCTTCCTGGCCGCCTGGGCGGCGGGAGGCCGGATCGACTGCCTCCGGCGCTCGCTGGAGCTGGCGGCGGGCGCCCTGGAGAGCCTGCGCAGCGGAACAGGGGCGCTCCACGACCTCCCGGAGGAAGCGGCCCGGGCGCTGGGCCTCCGCCGCGCCGCCGCCTATCCGGCGCTCAACGCGGAGGCTGCGCTCTGGTTCCTCACCCTGGCCGATGCGCTCTCGCCCGCCCCGGCCCCGCGGAGACGAGCCCTCCCCCCGGCCGGCCGCCGGGCGCTGGAGAACCTCCCCAGCGCCGCGGAGCTGCTGGAGGCCGCCCGGGCCATCCTCGCCTGGGGGCTGCCCTTCGCGCCCACATCGGGCTGGCAGGGTGCGGCCTGGTACCTCCCGCTCCGCCTCTTCCTCCGCCTCACGGCCGGTACAGGGTCGACCCCAGCACCCTGA